One Mycolicibacterium parafortuitum DNA segment encodes these proteins:
- a CDS encoding NUDIX domain-containing protein: protein MDYIRAVGTREIYRNPWLTIREDDIRRPDGSAGVYAVVDKPTYALVIPRDGDRFHLVEQYRYPIGLRRWEFPQGTAPDRAELDGAALAARELREETGLIAESLTEIGLLDVAPGMSSQRGRVFLATGITEGPHEREHEEQDMRSAWFSRAEVEQMMRERVITDAQTMAAWTLMRLHGH from the coding sequence GTGGATTACATCCGGGCCGTGGGGACGCGCGAGATCTACCGAAACCCCTGGCTGACGATCCGCGAGGACGACATCCGCCGACCGGACGGCAGCGCGGGCGTCTACGCGGTGGTCGACAAGCCGACGTATGCGCTGGTGATCCCCCGCGACGGTGACCGTTTTCACCTGGTGGAGCAGTACCGGTACCCGATCGGGCTGCGACGATGGGAGTTCCCGCAGGGCACCGCGCCGGACCGGGCCGAACTCGACGGCGCTGCGTTGGCCGCCCGCGAACTGCGGGAGGAGACCGGGTTGATCGCGGAGTCACTGACCGAGATCGGGTTGCTCGACGTCGCCCCGGGCATGAGCAGTCAGCGTGGCCGGGTGTTCCTCGCGACCGGGATCACCGAGGGCCCGCACGAACGCGAGCACGAAGAACAGGACATGCGCAGCGCCTGGTTCAGCCGCGCCGAGGTCGAGCAGATGATGCGCGAGCGGGTCATCACCGACGCCCAGACGATGGCGGCGTGGACACTGATGCGGCTACACGGGCACTGA
- a CDS encoding acyl-CoA synthetase translates to MLLASLNPAAVAAGADLGDAVRIDGVSLSRSDLVGAATSVAERVAGASRVAILARPTATTVLAVTGCLIAGVPFVPVPADVGAAERRHMLTDSRAQAWLGELPEDTDGLAHIPVRMHARSWHRYAEPAPDAPAMIIYTSGTTGLPKGVVVSRRAVAADLDMLAQAWQWTPEDTLVHGLPMYHVHGLVLGLLGSLRIGNRFVHTGKPTPQAYAHAVTDLGGTLLFGVPTVWSRIVEDGDAARALAPARLLVSGSAALPVPVFDGLSALSGHQAIERYGSTETLITLSTLVTGERRPGWVGVALPGVQTRLVADDGAPVPHDGESIGQLHVQSPTLFDGYLNRPDATAEVLGDDGWYHTGDVAAIDADGMHRIVGRASVDLIKSGGFRIGAGEIETVLLGHDGVREAAVIGAPDEDLGQRIVAFVVGDANPDELIAYVGQQLSAHKRPREVRLVDSLPRNAMGKVLKKELAQWL, encoded by the coding sequence GTGCTGTTGGCGTCTTTGAACCCTGCGGCCGTGGCCGCCGGGGCCGACCTCGGTGATGCGGTGCGCATCGACGGGGTGTCGTTGAGTCGGAGTGACCTCGTCGGGGCGGCGACCTCGGTCGCCGAGCGGGTCGCCGGGGCGTCCCGGGTCGCGATCCTCGCTCGTCCGACCGCGACGACGGTGCTGGCCGTCACCGGCTGCCTGATCGCCGGTGTGCCGTTCGTGCCGGTGCCCGCCGACGTCGGCGCGGCCGAGCGGCGGCATATGCTCACCGATTCGCGCGCCCAGGCCTGGCTCGGCGAACTGCCGGAGGACACCGACGGGCTGGCACACATCCCGGTGCGGATGCACGCGCGGTCGTGGCACCGCTACGCCGAACCGGCGCCGGACGCCCCGGCGATGATCATCTACACCTCGGGGACCACCGGTCTGCCCAAGGGCGTGGTGGTCAGCCGCCGCGCGGTGGCCGCCGACCTCGACATGCTGGCGCAAGCCTGGCAGTGGACCCCCGAGGACACGCTGGTGCATGGGCTGCCGATGTATCACGTGCACGGCCTCGTCCTGGGTCTGCTCGGATCTCTGCGGATCGGGAACCGGTTCGTGCACACCGGAAAACCGACACCGCAGGCGTACGCGCACGCGGTCACCGACCTCGGCGGCACCCTGCTGTTCGGGGTTCCGACGGTCTGGTCGCGCATCGTCGAGGACGGCGACGCCGCCCGCGCGCTGGCACCGGCCCGGCTGCTGGTGTCGGGCAGCGCGGCACTGCCGGTGCCGGTGTTCGACGGGTTGTCGGCGCTGAGCGGACATCAGGCGATCGAACGGTACGGCAGTACCGAAACGTTGATCACGCTGAGCACGCTGGTCACCGGCGAGCGCAGACCCGGCTGGGTCGGCGTCGCGCTTCCCGGGGTGCAGACGCGGCTGGTGGCCGACGACGGTGCGCCGGTGCCGCATGACGGTGAGTCGATCGGGCAGTTGCACGTGCAGAGCCCGACGCTGTTCGACGGTTACCTCAACCGGCCGGATGCGACCGCGGAAGTGCTCGGCGACGACGGCTGGTACCACACCGGTGACGTCGCCGCGATCGACGCCGACGGGATGCACCGCATCGTCGGGCGCGCATCGGTCGACCTGATCAAGAGCGGCGGGTTCCGCATCGGGGCAGGCGAGATCGAGACGGTGCTGCTGGGCCACGACGGCGTCCGGGAGGCCGCGGTGATCGGGGCGCCCGACGAGGACCTCGGCCAGCGCATCGTCGCGTTCGTGGTCGGCGACGCGAACCCGGACGAGCTGATCGCGTATGTCGGCCAGCAGCTTTCGGCCCACAAGCGGCCCCGCGAGGTTCGCCTCGTCGACAGCCTGCCCCGCAACGCGATGGGTAAGGTGCTGAAGAAGGAACTGGCGCAATGGCTTTGA
- a CDS encoding VOC family protein, whose product MALRFSDLCIDANDVQKLAAWWAQVLGWPAEDAGDGDVVLRAPAGAPDWLFLPVPEGKTVKNRIHMDLTPDDQQAEVERVIGLGARRVYIGQGDQTWVVLADPEGNEFCILAAPG is encoded by the coding sequence ATGGCTTTGAGATTCAGCGACCTGTGCATCGACGCCAATGACGTGCAGAAGCTCGCGGCGTGGTGGGCGCAGGTGCTCGGCTGGCCCGCCGAGGACGCCGGTGACGGGGACGTCGTGCTGCGCGCCCCCGCCGGCGCACCGGACTGGCTGTTCCTGCCGGTGCCCGAGGGGAAGACGGTCAAGAACCGCATCCACATGGACCTGACCCCGGACGATCAGCAGGCCGAGGTCGAGCGCGTGATCGGTCTCGGGGCGCGGCGGGTATACATCGGCCAGGGCGACCAGACCTGGGTCGTACTCGCCGACCCCGAAGGCAACGAATTCTGCATCCTGGCAGCGCCCGGGTGA
- a CDS encoding M15 family metallopeptidase, whose amino-acid sequence MPACGRAPEVMLVQTSIVVPPAPTPPVAAGDTLTIGTAAVDTTGGWLPDGVLLSPFDAANPILSQLDPSLLSAVQEAARAAEAEGVEMSVASGWRSQGFQQRLFDDAIATYGSVEVAAQFVATPEVSKHVTGQAVDIGPPEADRWLIANGNRFGLCQIYANEIWHFERAADAQGNCPPLRPNAAG is encoded by the coding sequence ATGCCGGCCTGCGGCCGTGCGCCCGAGGTCATGCTCGTGCAGACCAGCATCGTCGTCCCGCCCGCGCCGACCCCGCCCGTCGCCGCCGGTGACACCCTGACCATCGGCACCGCGGCGGTGGACACCACCGGCGGCTGGCTACCTGACGGCGTCCTGCTGTCTCCGTTCGACGCAGCCAATCCGATTCTGTCGCAGCTGGATCCGTCGCTGCTGAGTGCGGTCCAGGAAGCCGCCCGGGCCGCTGAAGCCGAAGGTGTCGAGATGTCGGTGGCCTCCGGCTGGCGTTCGCAAGGCTTCCAGCAGCGACTGTTCGACGACGCGATCGCGACCTACGGCAGCGTCGAGGTCGCCGCGCAGTTCGTCGCGACGCCGGAGGTCTCCAAGCATGTGACCGGGCAGGCAGTCGACATCGGCCCGCCCGAAGCCGACCGGTGGCTCATCGCCAACGGCAACCGGTTCGGGCTGTGCCAGATCTACGCCAACGAGATCTGGCACTTCGAGCGCGCCGCCGACGCCCAGGGCAACTGCCCGCCGCTGAGGCCGAACGCCGCGGGCTGA